CTCGCAGGGTGGGTGCCTTGCCACGGCCTGGAGACCCTCAGGGACCCCggagcacccccccccacacacacacacatacactttgcATCCCCAAAGGAAGGCaggccccatcccacccccaaatccctggtccccagccctgggacgTTTAGGTCCATGGACCTGAATGAATTTCCCTTGGGTGTGTCTGACCAGTCGGGTCTCTGCGGACCAAGTGTCCCAGTGGAGGCTGCTGGCCTTGTGTCTGGGCTAGTCTGTCGCCCTTCACATCCCTATTAGCCCTCCCCCACTACACTAGGGGACCCCTCACAGCTCAGTACCCCACTGCAGATGGCTTCTACTGGGCCACTGCTCCCCTAGTGGTTAGACAGGGTCTCTAAAGGGAGacgaggggctgggtgatggcatacctggttgagcgcacgtgttacaatgctcaaggacctgggttctagcccccaatccccacctgcagagggaaagcttcacaagtgatgaagcagtgctgcaggtatctgcctcttaccctctctgtccctctcgatttggctgtctctatccaataaataaagattaaaaaaaaaatttttttttaaaaagggagacaagaGACATCCAGAGCTGTAGAATGGACCCTGAGCCCAGGGTCCTGTGGTTCTGTGTGCTGGACACTCTAACCAAAGATGACTGTTACTGCTTCTTTTGCTGAAACCAAACAAACCAGGCACCTTGTGATGATGATGGTTACTTGTGACTGTCCAGTCCTGGCTCATTGAgaccacaccccaccccccatgattTCATGCTACATGGCCACCCCATCCCCAACATCCCAACTCTCATCAACAGGCCTGGACTCCAGAGGCTTCCTGTTCGGTCCTTCCCTGGCCCAGGAGCTGGGCCTAGGCTGCCTGCTCATTCGAAAACGGGGGAAGTTGCCAGGTCCCACTATGTCTGCCTCATACTCACTGGAATATGGGAAGGTGAGTGAATCGGGACCACCAAATACAGTGCAGTCAAGCAGAGCTGCCACCTGAGTGGCATGTGAATGTTCAGAGGCAGACACTAGGCCAGGCTGCACATGGAGGCCCTTTATGGAGACATGCTTTCCATTCACAGGCTGAACTGGAAATCCAGAAAGATGCCCTAGAACCAGGACAGAAAGTGGTCATTGTGGATGACCTGCTAGCCACAGGAGGTGAGCATCCCTGGGCATAAGGCCTGGCATAGAGGGTTTGAGTGGAAGTCACCAAAGAGCAGGGTCCCACACAACCAAATGagacctcttcctccttttccaggCTTCTCACCCCCAGGCTAGAGCAGACCATAACCAGGCCTCACTTCTTCTTTAGGGACTATGCATGCTGCCTGTGAACTACTAGGCCAGCTGCAGGCTGAagttctggagtgtgtgtgtctggtggAGCTGACCTCGCTGAAGGGCAGGGAGAAGTTGGGGGCTGtgcctttcttctcccttctgcAGTATGACTAATCCTCATCTTCCTGGAGCAAAGTTTTATCTTATGCAACCACCAGTCACCACCGCTTCTGCTGGCCGTTAAGGGATACTTGTGCCTTTGAACTGTTTTATACATTTGTGCCTATGAGAGCAAGTGACTTTCTAGGCTGGCCCTTCCTGTGGGAGTCACCTGGAGTCCTTCCTTCCTGCAGGCTCTGAAAGTGCAACCCCCACACTGCAGGTTCAGTCACAAAtcaacaaaataaagtaaataaaccaCTTTGTAGAATGGCTCTACTTGTCCATTTGCCCAGGCTAAAGGGGAGGGCCTTGCCCTAGGAGGTTAAAGACCTGTGTGGGGAGCTTTTTCCTTTTGCTATTTGTGGTTCTCAAGGAACTAGGTTTCACTGCTGCTGGAAGATTAAAGTCTTGGTGGCTTAAAGCAATCTTAAGGTGCTAGAAAACCAATGGTAGATGTCCCTGAGGCTGGTTCCTTTTGGAGGCCTTTTCCAATTCCCAGAGGCTTTTCTTCACCTTGAGAGACAACCCAGAGCAGCCTATACACAGGGATGTCAAGACCCTTATGTATCTGAGGGATAGCATCACACAGGCCTGGAATCAAGTCCATCCCATTGACAAAAACCACATCCGATTGACAAATCAGTTTAATAACACTGCTTGAGGGTTAAGCCACCTACACTGGTAAGCCCCTTCAAGCTATAGCCAGAGTTGGTTCCAGTCTCTGACTCTTGTGGGGCAAAGTGCATTGTGTTTGAAGAGGGGTAAAAGCAAGCCAGGCTCACAGAGACTCCTCAGCCTGGGTGAGGCGGGCCAGCTGTTCAGTGATGCCCGCCAGCTCGGCAGCCTTGTCCAGTTTGACGTATGTGTCCGTGCGGATGTGATGGAGGCTGACCCAATCTGGCAGCAATTCTGAAAGAAGCTTCACATGCTTCTCCATCTCTCCTGCAGAAAAAGGGGCACATGAAGCTAAGCTGGCATACCTAAGTTCCCAACATGGTGTCCCCAGCCCAACAGCTGCATCTCAGGCCCAACAAGAGTGGCTTGTCCCCAGGGGTGAACACTAGGGTTTGTCCATGATCCACTATACCAGGCTTTGCCAAGGTGGCCCTTCCACAGAACCCGGGGACTCTTAGACCAGTCCACAGAATCCAGGCATATATGTGAGGGGGGGCTGCTCAGTGCCCCATCACAGTGTCGTGAGGAGGACTCAGCACATACCATGGCTCATAGCTGTGCAATAGCTGCCCACCATCCTGGCACAGGCCACCTCCATAGGGAGTGCTGGCTTGCGCTCTGACACAAAGATGTTCCGCAGCACACGGGCCAGCTCAGGCAGTCGCTGCAGCCGCTGCAGCCGCTGCTCCTGCTCTGGGCGCCGTGTCATCTGTGCCAGCTGCTTCTGTGCCTCCTTGGCTCGGATCTGCAGTGGACAGGGATGATAGTCAGTGGATGGTCAGACCATGGCCTCCTGCCAAGACCCCTCCCACTAGTACACTTACCCGCTCCAATAGGGACTGTGACACCCCTTTTAGGGCAGAGGACAAGGTGGCTGGTGGG
The DNA window shown above is from Erinaceus europaeus chromosome 2, mEriEur2.1, whole genome shotgun sequence and carries:
- the APRT gene encoding adenine phosphoribosyltransferase, with the protein product MAEAELQLVSRRIRSFPDFPIPGVLFRDISPVLKDPDAFRACISLLAGHLRETHGHSIDYIAGLDSRGFLFGPSLAQELGLGCLLIRKRGKLPGPTMSASYSLEYGKAELEIQKDALEPGQKVVIVDDLLATGGTMHAACELLGQLQAEVLECVCLVELTSLKGREKLGAVPFFSLLQYD